The Bradyrhizobium sp. CCBAU 53351 genome segment TGCCGATGAACCCTTGTCGCAGTTCCAACCCGGCGCAAAGAACACAGCTATGCTAAAGTGGTCCAGTTCGGAGGCAAGGACCTTGTTGCCTGGCCGACTAGACCACGACGGCTGGTGAGCAGATCGTGCTGACGGCGAACGAAGTAAGGGCACGCGCAGAATCCACTGCACGACTGCGTGCTGTTTGTCCTTCACGGTATCACCTTGGGCCGACGCAAGAAATCAGGGGGAAAGATCGACTTGCAGCGTCCGTGGAAGCCAGAGAACGACCGTTTGAAGCCGGTCACCTTTATCTATCGTCGCAACAGCTGATCGTTTTCCGCTTTAGTATTCGCCATCAATGGCGATCGAGCCCAATCGCTGGATGCAGCGCAAAGAGGGTAGGGGACGGATCACCCAGTTTTCCGTTCGGCCTCGACAGCGTTCTACAACAGCGGAGCATCTAGGCTGGGAATCTCCGGCATGGCCTTGCCGGCAATTGCCTGCAGGTCGCCGACCATGCCCACGGTCGAATCGATGACGGCCAGGATTTGGGTTTCCCGCTTGGCCCATTGGCCGGCCCATAAACTTGCGCTCCTTGTCGAGATCCTCGCGCATATCGTTGAATTTCTCAACGACAGCTTCGACCCGCTGTCGAAACTTCGTGCCTGTCAGGTAGTGATAGACCTGCTCCATCTTGGTCTGCTGGCCCTGCTGAACGAGGCGTGAGCTGCTCACGTCGATCAGACCCTGGCGGAGCGCCACGGCGACCGGCAATGCGCAACGCGGATGAGCCACCCATACGCCGTCGACGAGGTCAAATTGCTCGATTTGTTTCGGCAGCGCGTGGGAGATGATCAGAGCGACGTCGGCGCCGGAACGGCGCTGGTCGTCACGTAATTTGGCGAGCCACACGTCACTCCATGCCTTGGTGCGTTTAGTTTCCCAAAGGATGATGCCGGCAGATTGGCCGATAGCACCATTTACTTGCTGAATTACGTCCGCCCCGAGCTCACCTTTTCCCACCGGCTCAATCGAATCTGTCGGAAAGCGTCCGCGCAGAAGATCTTCGAGCTCGAGTTCGAGCACTTCCCCTTGGGATTGCTGTGATCCCTGCTCGGCCTTTCGCTTAAGTTCCTCGATCGTGCGCGTCATCGACTCGATGGTCTGGTCTTTCTCGGCAACGCGCAAGCGCGCAGCCTCGTCGGCTTCGTGCCTGGCCTTGATCTGGATTTCGCTGATTGAGGCCTGCACGCGCTTCTCTATTGTCAGGTCGAGTTCGCGCTTTTCCTCTTCGAGTGCGCGCTGCTGTCGCATCAGTTCGGCTTGCTGTTTTTGGGCCTCGGCAAGCTTTGCGTTGTTGGTAAGCAGGTTGGCTCGCAGCTCCGCAGCTTCCGCTTCCTTCGCCTGCAGCTCGGCGGCGGCCGCCTCTCGCGCCTTCTTGCTTTCGGCCGCGACCAACTGGGCACGTTCGGCGGTCAATCGCTTCGCAACGTGATCCTCGATTTGCTCGCGGTCCTTAGCGACCTGCTCGCGTTCCAGCCGCAGTGCCTCTGTCTTACGCTCCATCTCTGCATCTTTGCTGGCCAGCTGCTGTTGAAAGCGCTGACGGGTTTCAGCGAGGAGGGGAGCGGCCAATGACTCCGTCAGACGGATCTCGTGATTGCAGTTGGGGCAATGTAGGGTCGCCTCGTGCGAAGCGCCGGTTGCTTTGAAACTCATGAATTCCCCATCATCGTTGCAACCGGATTCAACATGATCTGTGCGTGATTGCGATGTCGCTCGACTTCATGTCCACATACGCGTCGTCGATTTCGACCTTGGCCGGCGGGTTTTCCACCGACACGTCGATCTACCCGAACGCGTGCACGAGCAGCCTCGCACGAATGTAGTCCAGAATAGAACAAAATAGGAACGCGCGTCAACTTTGGATCCCGAGGTGAGTTTGTATGACGACGATTTTACTTAGTCTGGCCATGGGAAATGGATAGAACTTAAACCTTGGATATAGTTTGAATATGCGCTAGTTTACTTAGTATGGCTGAGCAAAAGGACAGAAAGCTAAACAGGCTCGAAAGGACCCTTCCGCAGGGACTTCTGGTCGATGCCGCCTGGATGGAACGACATGGATATTCCACCAGCTTGCGCAGCCAATACGTATCGGCCGGCTGGCTCGTTCAGCCGGCGCGGGGAACCTTCAAGCGCCCGCTCGGTGAACTCTCCTGGCAGGGCGCCGTCGTGTCACTCCAGCGATTGCTCGGCTCCGACTTCGTCGTTGGCGGACGCACCGCCATCGAAGTGCAAGGCTTCGGCCACTACCTGAGCCAGACGGGTCCTTCGACCATACATCTATACGGAACGCGGTCTGCTCCCGGCTGGCTCGGCAAACTTCCGCTCAAACAGAAATTCCGCGTTCACCGCACGCAAAGCCTGTTCAAAACGCACGGGAGCCTGCCCACATCAGAGTCGGGGACAACGCGGGAAATACCGGGACCATTCGACTGGCCTCTCACGGTATCGACGCCCGAACGCGCGTTTCTCGAACTGCTCGACGAATTGCCCCGCCACGAAAGCTTCCATCACGTCGATGCACTGGCGGAAGGCTTGAGGAGCCTGAGCCCCCGGCGGCTGCAAATGCTTCTGAACGACTGCAAAAGCGTCAAGGTCAAACGATTGTTTTTCTGGTTCGCGGAGCGACATCAGCACGCTTGGCTCAAACAGATCGACAAGTCGAAAGTCAATCTCGGCACGGGAAAGCGCATGCTCGTCAAGGGCGGCAAACTCGACACCAAATACCTCATAACCATCCCAGACGACCTCAATGCCCCTGTCTGAAAAATATCGGCATCAAGTGGCCTTGTTGATCGAGACGATCCCGTTCGTCGCGGCGGAGCCCGATTTTGCGCTCAAGGGTGGCACCGCCATCAATCTCTTCCACCGAGATATGCCGCGCCTATCGGTCGATATCGACCTGACATATCTGCCGGTGGCTCCGCGTCCCGAATCTCTTGCGGCGATAGATGCGGCGATGAAGCGCATGACAGAGGCCATAAGGAAAGGATTGCCGGGCGCGCGGCTGACGGAAGTCGTCAATCCCCGTGAAAAGATCGTCACCAAGCTGACCGTCCAGAAAGGCGACGCGCAGATCAAGATCGAGATCACGCCGGTGATCAGGGGCTGCGTCTTCGAGCCGGAGCTGCGCGACGTGTCGCCGAGCGTCGAAGAGACGTTCGGCTTCGCGCAGATGAAAGTCGTTTCGTTCGCCGATCTATACGCCGGCAAGCTTGTCGCGGCGCTCGACCGGCAGCATCCGCGCGACCTCTTCGATGTCCGCGATCTGCTCGCCAACGAAGGCATCACGGACGATCTCCGCAAAGCGTTCATTGTCTACCTCATCAGCCATGACCGGCCGATCTCCGAGGTCGTGGTTCCTCGTCGCAAGGACATCCAGCACGAATTCACGCACGGCTTTGAGGGCATGACCGCCGATGAAGTGACCCTGGACGAGTTGCTCAAAACCCGGGAAACGCTGATCGCCGAAATCGCGGGAAAAATGCGGCAAGCTCGCAAGGACTTCCTCATGGGATTCAAGCGCGGCGAGCCGGATTGGAACCTGCTAGGCGTCCCTGACGCAGCGGACCTGCCGGCGGTGCGCTGGAAGCAGATCAATCTGGACAAGCTTCCTGCCGAGCACAGGGCGACGCTCGTCGCGCAGCTCGAGAAGGTCTTGCGCAATGCCTGAGGTCGGAGGAGGGGATCTCAGTCGAGCACGCTCGTAGCAACTTGTTGAGAGAATTTTTGGGGTACGCCCGCCACCCAGCGAGCCCAGAGCTTGCGGGCTTCAGCTCAGCCGCCTATCGAACAGTGGACGCGCCTACCTATGCGTGCCGTACACGTTTCCGGTGCTTGGATTTCGGTAGGAGCCGCCTTTATGAGAAGAGCCCGAGCCGCCGATGTAAGTCCCGCCGTGGCTAGAGGTATGATGGTCTCCACCATACGACACGCGGCCGCCAAAATGGCTACCACCTATTCCAACAGCAGACGCTCAGAAATGCTCGCTGTTGTGTTTGTCGGATTTGCGCATTGAGGGCATGAACCGCAATATCGTTCTCGTCTTTATCACCGCCTCTGGCGGCAAGAAGATGCGCGAGGCAGGCTTGGCGAGATTTGCCCACATCGTCTTTGCCGATCGTAGCTTGCTCGAGAAAAGGCGCGCGATGCGCCTATCCGCTGAACGCGCGTCGATGTTGCAAGCCGGATTCGCCACCTCGGGTGAGAAGCCTGATCATGGCGACCCGGGTCGGCGCCGAGTATGCCGAAATAGATTATTCAAGGTAGACGGAGGGGAGGGTGAAAGCCTGACTCGGTATTGGTGCGCTCCTTCTAGCGCTCATCATTGGCGCGCAGTTCATCACCATCTTTGTTGTCCAGCCTATTGGCGCGTTACCCGAGGGGCGGACCGTCGTCATAGCTCGCCTTACAAAGCTGAACTTTATCGACAGCGCGGACGCCTTTTGCGACCGAACAATGGGTGGTGTCAGCCTCCTGTGCCAGGCTGCCGTCCTCGGCAAGGTCACGAAGGAAGGTCCCATTCTCCTGCGTCTTCCTTATTCGGCGACCCTTTATCAAATCAGCACCGGCGGCAAACACTACGACCGATAGAAAGCGGCGAGCCGCCTATGAGGTTCGCGTTCGCCAGGAACGATGTTGCCCTTCGTTAGCATTGAAGTGCGAGAGTCTATCGCGCCATCGACCTAAAACTCCCTCGTCGACAGCTGGCGCGCCAGGGCGACAGCAGCCCTTGGTCTGAGTTGCATGTCGGGCTTGATGGCAAAATGAAACTTCTTCCTCTTGATGAAGGAGAATGGTCCAACCTCCTCGGGACCTAGGCCGAGCGTCGAGGGATTTTGCGCCTATTGACTTTGCGCCGCCGGTTTCGATGGTCCAGAGACCGTCCCGGCGGGCAGGGGGTATGGATACGACCTCTGGCGTGAGCTCGGCGCTTTCGCGGTCGTCTTCGGGGGGGGGCGTGGTGGATCGTTCACGCGCCGAACCGGGTCAGTCGTCGCCGAACTTCCGTCGTTGGAAGCCGGCAGCGAGGATGCCTGGAAATGGCAGTTAAACCCGCGTGCAGTCGGCTCAGTTCGCAGTGGTTGCCGTCGGCGAGCTGGTCGAAAATCCATAGCACGCCGTGCATTTGCAGCCCGACCGAGGTCGCCAACTCGCGCAGCCCTCCGTCGCCGGTCAGAAGCGTCCATTGGCGGGCCTCCGCGATGGCAAACGCGAACGTGTCCGGCGTGGAGAGATGAGCGCGTTGCCGCGGACTGTCGTCGCGCGGGTCAATTCTGCCGGGGACAGCTCTTCGACCCGTAGGCCGAGCGCAGTAAGGCGATCGCCCAGGTCCCCGGCCAGCTCTCGAACAAAGAGCAGGTCGGGGACCGCAAACTCAAAAGGGAGACGAAACAGGTCCTCGAGCAAGGCGCCTCGCTCCAGATCGATCAAAACCGAGGTATCGGAAACGAGGACCGCCAAGGTGCTTACGCCGCAACTTGATCCAGACGAGCGTCCAGTTCGCGAACCGTTATTCCCAGCAGTTCAGCGGCCCGGGCTTCGCCGATGACTCGTTCGGCCAGCGCACGATAGCAAAGCCTCTCGAAGCGCTTCGGCTCCTCGAGTTCAGGCTTCATCCGGCCTGGCTCTTCATAGGGCGCCGTCCGCCATCCCCGTTCCGCGAAGATCTTGAACAGCCGGCCAAAAGCGGACTGGCTGATGATGCCGAGATCCTTGCAGCGATAGGCGATGGCCTGGATGCTGACGCCAAAACGCTTCTTGAGCGCGACCAGCTCGCCAAGACTGATCGACGATCGGCTGACCCCAACTTCGGCCCGAAGGACGTCGGCCGGCATCAGGAAGGCGCCGGCAAACCGATGCGCCGCCTTTTCCTCATCGACGCCGGGGGATGGGGCCAGCACCATATGACCGAGCTCATGGGCGAGATTGAAGCGCTTCCGCTCCGACCACGTGCTTTGCTTGATGACGATTACTCGCGCAGCGTTGCGGTCCTTGCGTCGCACCTTGGCGGCAAGCCCGTCGATATCGTCGAGATCGAGCGACAGGATCTTGATCCCGCGCTCCTCCAGAAGCTCGGCGAGCTGCGGGATGGGATCGTTTCCCAAACCCCAGTCTTCGCGGACAGAGCGAGCCGCATCTTCGGCGTCCCGGACATCGGCCACCGGATGTGGTGCGCTGCGTGGCTGCTCCCAATCGATGCTGCGCATCTGGAGCAGGTCCTCGATCGCGAGATAGCGCTCCAGCATGTGAATCGCGCGGGCTTCGAGGGCGGCTTCTTCCCGGAACGACGTGCCCGCCTTCTTGCGGAACTCGACGCCCTCAAGGGCAAGTTCGTCCTCGCTGAGCAGGTAATCCTCCGTCACGTGGAGCGTCGCCGCCAAGGCGATCAGCACCCGCGAGCTCGGCATATCCTCGTTTCTCTCATATTTGCCAATGGCTTGGGCCGATACGATGCCATCCATGGCGTCAGCGAGGCCACGCAACGACAGGCCCGAGGCCGACCGTGCGACCTTAAGCTTGTGTCCGATCATCTGGGCCTCCTTTGCGTCTCAGTTTACAGAAGTACGATATGGGCACAAATTTGTAAACCAAAAACCCTTGATGCGCGGAAAATTGAGCCTATATGGCCCGCATACCGCTCCATTGTCCCGGATTTGTAAACCGGTCTGGGTCGGACAAGTTCCACTGTGGCGTACTTTTGCGCCAGCCGCCGGCGAAACCGACCAGCAGGAATCGAGCAGCGATGTTGAACAATACTCAACTGCGGTACTACGACAGCAACGTGCTGCGCCTGCCTGCCGACAAGCGCAAGGAATACCACGAGCAGGTCGATCGCTTGATCGATGAACTCCGCAAGACCGTTCGCGACAAGACCGAGATCAAGATCACTAAGGTCGTGAAGGCCGGCCTTCGCCAAATACACGATTCTGCGGAAGACCGCTGTCGATCCGGTCGATGTCGATGTCGTTTTTTACATTTCTGGCCGAGACGTCAGCAAGGAGACGCTGGATAGCCTGAACGACACGATCTACGCGCTGCTGATCAAGCAGTATCCGAACAAGTCGGTCGAGGATTTTGAGATCCAGCGCAAGGCGGCGACCGTCACCTTCGTGGGCACGGGCCTCAGCGTTGATATCGTGCCGGTCATCGAAGACGAGAACCGCGCCGGCTACGGTTGGCAGTTCGACATTCACGACGGCACGAAGACGCAGACCTGCGCGCCTTGCCAGATCAAGTTCGTCCGCGATCGCAAGGACCAGGACGCGGATTTCCGCACCTTGGTGCGCATGGCCAAGAAGTGGCGCAACCAGGCGGAACTGAAGCCGCTGAAGTCCTTCGCCATCGAGCTGATCATGGCGCATGTCCTCGCCAAGCAGGGCAACGGTGCAAGCATCGAACAGCGCTTTCGCAATTTCCTCCTCTACGTCGCGCAGTCGCAGTTGAAGGAAGAGATCAAGTTTCCCGAGAATGTCGCGCCATTCACGACGTTCTGCGATCCGGTGGTCATTCTCGATCCGGTCTACAGCCTCAACAACGTGACCAGCCGGATTTCCGAGGACGAGCGGAAACAGATCGTCGCCGCCGCCCAGGAGGCCTGGGAGACGTCCAATTTTGCATCGGCCGAGAACGACAATGAGGTCTGGAAGGAGATCTTCGGCCCTCGATTCAAGACGGAGGACTGAAGATGAGCATGACCCAGGTCAGAAGCGCGAGCGCGACCTACACCTACGTCGACATCGAGAACGTCGTTCGGCGCGTCAACGCCGATCTCGTGATGATCGCGGACAGCACCGGCTGCTGGACTCCGGAGGAGGCTCGCAACTACGCCCATGACATCGAGGTCCTGGCCAAGGACGGCTACCTCAAATGGGTCGACGTCACGCTGATCAGCAGTGGGGTCGAGATCAAGGCCGTCAGGTTCGAAGTCGATACCGACGCCGGCTCGCTGTCTACGAGCCGGCCCGGCGGCGTTCTTTGGCCGAAGGTCGCAGGGGCCAAGCTTCGTGTCGTGCTGAGCTACACCGACGACTACACCAGTGCCGCACGCGAAGCCACGAAAGGTAAGCTTAAGATCGGTTGGGTGACCTGCTACGACGATACCAGCCATGCCGCTCTCTCGTCGGCTGGCGGCCGCAACTATGTCAGCAATGCCTATGGCATGCAGCGCAAGGATTGGGCCTCGTGAGTCAACCCAGCATCTTCGACAGCGAGACGCCGCTGCCCAGCGATACGCTGGCCAAACGCGAGAAGACCCTTCTGGGGTTCGATACCCGATATGCGCGGGTCCACGATCAGCTTCGTCTGCTGCTGAATGTCCGCGAGCTGGCGGGCTGGAGCCACAAGAATCACGGCAAGAGCCTTCCGATCTGCGATCTCGTCGCCGAGCAGTATCCGCTGGTGATCTTTCACGGCGATGTCGGCACCGGCAAGACCGCAACAGCGGAGTGCATCGCCAACAAGTTGGTAATCGAGGCCAGAAGCGAAGATTCGATCCTGTTCAAGCTGAGTAACCGCGTCCGCGGCAGCGGCATGGTCGGCGAGATGGGAACATTGATCGCGGAAGCCTTCAAGAAGGTCATTCAATCGGCCGGCAAGCACCGCCGCGCGGTCCTGATCATCGACGAAGGCGACAGCCTCGCCGCCTCGCGCGCCCAGGAGCACAGCCACCACGAAGACAAGGTAGCGGTGAACACGCTCATTCAGGGCGTCGATGACCTGCGCCAGTACGGCGGCCGGATCGTGGTGATCCTGTGCACCAACCGGCTGTCGGTCCTGGATCCTGCCTTGTGCCGCCGCGCCGCCATCATCGAGGAGTTCCGCCGTCCAACGGACGACGAGCGCCGCCAATTGCTCACGATGGATCTGGCCGGGTTGTCTCTGACGCCCATTCAGCTATCGCAGCTCGTCGAAGCCACCGGAGCGCGGGCAGGCAAGCCGTCCTGGACCTATTCGGATATCAGGACGAGGCTCTATCCGGCCGCGCTGGCAAAGGCCTTCCCGAGCGGGCCACTGCGCTTCGATCAACTCAAGCTCGCCGCCGCGGCGATCACCGCGTCGCCGGTGATGGAGGATCGCTGATGGCGCGCTCCCCTCTGTTCGGCCGGCGCATCCACATTGCCGGCAGCATCGTCGAAGACCTTGCCATCGCCTCGACCGCCGACGTCAATCAGGCCCGCGAGCTCGTTGCTGCGCTGGTCAAGGAATTGGCCCGTCGCGGTGCGAATTTCGTCGTGCCTGTCGACGCTGAACCTCTGCGCAAATCCGACGGGCTTCCGATCTGCTTCGACTGGCTGATCTGGAAGACGCTCAGGGAGAGCCTCGCGTCACGCCCGGCGAATGTTCCGGGCCCGCTCGCGGTCGCCGTGCAGCACCACAAGAGCGAAGATCAGGTCCCGGCTGAGTATGCCGACCTATGGGACGAGCTGCGCAGCTCGCCAATGGTCAAGATCGAGAACGCCGCGCACTGGAACATGGCCAGCAAGCGCATGGAAGCCCAGGCCCGCTTCGGCGATATTCTTGTCGCGCTCGGGGGGACGGAAGGGGTCCTCTACCTCGCAAATCTCTACCACGATGCCGGAAAGCCGATCATTCCCCTCAATCTTCCCGTGTCGCCGGAAACGGCGGGCGCTCGCCGGCTCTACAGCTTCGGATTGACTAGCAGCCAAACCCGCCGCCTGTTCCAGGTTGCGGATGACGGCGACGCCCA includes the following:
- a CDS encoding ATP-binding protein gives rise to the protein MSQPSIFDSETPLPSDTLAKREKTLLGFDTRYARVHDQLRLLLNVRELAGWSHKNHGKSLPICDLVAEQYPLVIFHGDVGTGKTATAECIANKLVIEARSEDSILFKLSNRVRGSGMVGEMGTLIAEAFKKVIQSAGKHRRAVLIIDEGDSLAASRAQEHSHHEDKVAVNTLIQGVDDLRQYGGRIVVILCTNRLSVLDPALCRRAAIIEEFRRPTDDERRQLLTMDLAGLSLTPIQLSQLVEATGARAGKPSWTYSDIRTRLYPAALAKAFPSGPLRFDQLKLAAAAITASPVMEDR
- a CDS encoding type IV toxin-antitoxin system AbiEi family antitoxin → MAEQKDRKLNRLERTLPQGLLVDAAWMERHGYSTSLRSQYVSAGWLVQPARGTFKRPLGELSWQGAVVSLQRLLGSDFVVGGRTAIEVQGFGHYLSQTGPSTIHLYGTRSAPGWLGKLPLKQKFRVHRTQSLFKTHGSLPTSESGTTREIPGPFDWPLTVSTPERAFLELLDELPRHESFHHVDALAEGLRSLSPRRLQMLLNDCKSVKVKRLFFWFAERHQHAWLKQIDKSKVNLGTGKRMLVKGGKLDTKYLITIPDDLNAPV
- a CDS encoding nucleotidyl transferase AbiEii/AbiGii toxin family protein, translated to MPLSEKYRHQVALLIETIPFVAAEPDFALKGGTAINLFHRDMPRLSVDIDLTYLPVAPRPESLAAIDAAMKRMTEAIRKGLPGARLTEVVNPREKIVTKLTVQKGDAQIKIEITPVIRGCVFEPELRDVSPSVEETFGFAQMKVVSFADLYAGKLVAALDRQHPRDLFDVRDLLANEGITDDLRKAFIVYLISHDRPISEVVVPRRKDIQHEFTHGFEGMTADEVTLDELLKTRETLIAEIAGKMRQARKDFLMGFKRGEPDWNLLGVPDAADLPAVRWKQINLDKLPAEHRATLVAQLEKVLRNA
- a CDS encoding XRE family transcriptional regulator, producing MIGHKLKVARSASGLSLRGLADAMDGIVSAQAIGKYERNEDMPSSRVLIALAATLHVTEDYLLSEDELALEGVEFRKKAGTSFREEAALEARAIHMLERYLAIEDLLQMRSIDWEQPRSAPHPVADVRDAEDAARSVREDWGLGNDPIPQLAELLEERGIKILSLDLDDIDGLAAKVRRKDRNAARVIVIKQSTWSERKRFNLAHELGHMVLAPSPGVDEEKAAHRFAGAFLMPADVLRAEVGVSRSSISLGELVALKKRFGVSIQAIAYRCKDLGIISQSAFGRLFKIFAERGWRTAPYEEPGRMKPELEEPKRFERLCYRALAERVIGEARAAELLGITVRELDARLDQVAA